The Juglans regia cultivar Chandler chromosome 2, Walnut 2.0, whole genome shotgun sequence genome includes a window with the following:
- the LOC108995444 gene encoding uncharacterized protein LOC108995444, translated as MASTLTPLLVLLLVFSSHVCLNAVPVTRIGSLLHGPQVPQVSENTLMLATEENLEEPNIAGRMDLELHDYPGSGANNRHTPRPPQFGKVCVDC; from the exons ATGGCAAGCACTCTCACTCCTCTACTTGTACTCTTGTTGGTATTCTCCTCCCATGTCTGCTTGAATGCTGTCCCAGTCACAA GAATTGGAAGCCTATTGCATGGACCTCAAGTTCCTCAAGTTTCAGAGAATACCCTCATG TTAGCTACCGAGGAAAATTTGGAGGAACCAAACATTGCAGGAAGAATGGATCTTGAACTACATGATTACCCGGGATCAGGAGCCAATAATCGCCACACTCCAAGGCCACCACAATTTGGGAAAGTCTGTGTTGATTGTTAG
- the LOC108995424 gene encoding GDSL esterase/lipase At1g74460: MNNFPVVLLTIVITVLGIAVDGYNCKMVQFIFGDSLSDVGNNKYLSKSLAQASLPWYGIDFGNGLPNGRFSNGRTVADIIGDSMGLPRPPAFLDPSLTEDIIMENGVNYASGGGGILNETGSYFIQRFSLYKQIELFKGTKELIKSRVGPEEAEKFFQGSRYVVALGSNDFINNYLMPVYSDSWTYNDESFIDYLMETLEAQLKLLHKLGARQLMVFGLGPMGCIPLQRVLSTSGDCQDRANKLALSFNQASTNLLQDLSTKLPNASFRFGDAYDVVDDVIRNPYKYGFNNSDAPCCSFYNIRPALTCIPASSLCGDRSKYVFWDEYHPSDKANELIANELIKKFRFTRAGQPNINAPSPAPAAIAPSPDQEDY; this comes from the exons ATGAACAACTTCCCTGTTGTGCTGCTAACGATTGTCATTACAGTGCTGGGAATCGCCGTTGATGGATACAACTGTAAGATGGTGCAGTTCATCTTCGGGGACTCCCTCTCGGACGTTGGAAACAACAAGTATCTCAGCAAGAGCCTGGCCCAGGCAAGCCTGCCTTGGTATGGCATTGATTTTGGCAATGGTTTGCCTAATGGAAGGTTCTCTAATGGACGTACAGTGGCTGATATCATAG GTGACAGTATGGGCCTCCCAAGGCCACCAGCTTTTCTGGATCCATCTCTAACCGAAGATATCATAATGGAAAATGGAGTCAATTACGCCTCTGGAGGTGGTGGGATTCTGAATGAAACTGGAAGCTACTTT ATTCAAAGGTTCTCTCTTTACAAACAGATTGAGCTTTTTAAAGGGACGAAAGAGCTGATAAAAAGTAGAGTTGGCCCAGAGGAAGCAGAGAAGTTCTTCCAAGGATCTAGATATGTGGTTGCTCTAGGTAGCAATGATTTCATTAACAATTACTTGATGCCTGTTTATAGCGATTCATGGACATACAACGATGAGAGTTTCATCGACTACTTAATGGAGACACTCGAAGCCCAACTTAAG CTATTACACAAGTTAGGGGCAAGGCAGCTAATGGTTTTTGGGCTGGGACCAATGGGATGCATTCCACTGCAAAGGGTCCTCAGTACATCTGGGGATTGTCAGGATAGAGCAAACAAACTTGCTCTCAGCTTCAACCAAGCATCAACCAACCTATTACAAGACTTATCCACCAAACTTCCCAATGCAAGTTTCAGATTTGGAGATGCTTATGATGTTGTCGATGACGTGATCAGAAATCCCTACAAATATG GATTCAACAACTCGGACGCACCATGTTGCTCTTTTTACAATATTCGACCTGCACTGACATGTATTCCTGCATCATCATTGTGTGGAGACAGAAGCAAGTACGTGTTTTGGGATGAATACCACCCAAGCGATAAAGCTAATGAATTGATTGCTAATGAGCTGATCAAGAAATTTAGATTCACGCGTGCTGGCCAACCCAATATTAATGCTCCTTCCCCTGCGCCTGCTGCTATCGCCCCATCCCCAGATCAGGAAGACTACTAA